In Geobacter anodireducens, a genomic segment contains:
- a CDS encoding RNA-splicing ligase RtcB: MTAPAALKRISATIWELPVSYKQGMLVPARIIATEKLINAMDAGVFEQVSNVACLPGIQKYAFCMPDGHWGYGFPIGGLAAMDPDTGVISPGGIGFDINCGMRLVLTTLTYEEVKPRLRELVDALFYRVPAGVGSHGFVRLSHDEFCRVAEQGSSWCLKHGYAWPEDLEMTEEHGCFTGADATKVSQRAVDRGYNQIGTLGSGNHYLEIQVARPENIFDEDTARAFGITVPNQVVIMFHCGSRGFGHQVATDYLQLFLSVMEKKYGIRTNDRELACAPFRSREGQDYFAAMKCAVNMAFANRQVILHRIREVFSDVFGRDPRDLGMDMVYDVAHNTAKLETHLVDGKKRELLVHRKGATRAFGPGMEGIPARYRETGQPVIIGGSMETGSYLLAGDPGGGDTFFTTAHGSGRTMSRHQAKKLVKGQKLQRDMEERGIYVRTASWGGLAEEAGHAYKNIDDVAEATELSHLSRRVARLVPIGNVKG, from the coding sequence ATGACGGCACCGGCAGCGCTGAAGAGAATATCTGCAACGATCTGGGAGCTTCCCGTATCCTACAAGCAGGGAATGCTCGTTCCCGCCCGCATCATTGCCACGGAAAAACTCATCAACGCCATGGACGCAGGCGTTTTCGAGCAGGTATCCAACGTGGCCTGCCTGCCGGGCATCCAGAAATACGCCTTCTGCATGCCTGACGGCCACTGGGGATACGGCTTTCCCATCGGCGGGCTGGCGGCCATGGACCCGGATACGGGGGTCATTTCCCCCGGCGGCATCGGCTTCGATATCAACTGCGGCATGCGGCTGGTTCTGACCACCCTCACCTATGAAGAGGTAAAGCCGCGCCTGCGTGAGCTGGTGGACGCCCTCTTCTACCGGGTGCCGGCCGGGGTCGGGAGCCACGGCTTTGTGCGGTTGTCCCACGACGAGTTCTGCCGCGTGGCCGAGCAGGGCTCCTCCTGGTGCCTGAAACACGGTTACGCCTGGCCCGAAGACCTGGAGATGACCGAAGAGCACGGCTGCTTTACCGGAGCCGATGCCACGAAGGTCAGCCAGAGAGCCGTTGACCGTGGATACAACCAGATCGGGACCCTCGGCTCGGGCAACCACTACCTGGAAATCCAGGTGGCCCGCCCCGAGAACATTTTCGACGAGGATACCGCCCGGGCATTCGGCATTACCGTACCGAACCAGGTGGTGATCATGTTCCACTGCGGCAGCCGCGGCTTCGGCCACCAGGTGGCCACCGACTATCTCCAGCTTTTCCTGTCGGTCATGGAGAAAAAGTACGGCATCCGCACCAATGACCGCGAACTTGCCTGCGCCCCCTTCCGCTCCCGCGAGGGGCAGGACTACTTTGCCGCCATGAAGTGCGCGGTGAACATGGCCTTTGCCAATCGCCAGGTCATCCTCCATCGCATCCGCGAGGTCTTTTCGGACGTATTCGGTCGCGACCCGCGCGATCTGGGCATGGATATGGTCTATGACGTGGCCCACAACACCGCCAAGCTGGAGACCCACCTGGTGGACGGGAAAAAACGCGAACTGCTGGTTCATCGCAAGGGCGCCACCCGGGCCTTTGGCCCCGGCATGGAGGGGATTCCCGCCCGCTACCGGGAAACGGGCCAGCCGGTCATTATCGGCGGCAGCATGGAAACCGGCTCCTATCTGCTGGCAGGCGACCCGGGAGGCGGCGACACCTTCTTCACCACCGCGCACGGCAGCGGCCGGACCATGAGCCGCCATCAGGCGAAAAAGCTGGTCAAGGGGCAGAAACTGCAGCGGGATATGGAGGAGCGCGGCATCTACGTGCGGACCGCGTCCTGGGGAGGACTGGCCGAAGAGGCGGGGCATGCCTACAAAAACATTGACGACGTGGCCGAGGCCACCGAACTGTCGCATCTGAGCCGGCGGGTCGCACGGCTCGTGCCCATCGGAAATGTCAAAGGTTGA